Within the Geoalkalibacter sp. genome, the region ACTACAAGGGGCTGCGCGTGACGGCGGTCCTCGGGGCAAGAGCCGTGCGCAGAATGCAGCTGGTTGCCGACGAAGAGGTGCTCTGGCTGTTCAAAAGCACGGAGCTCACCCTGGCGGAGGCCCTGGCATGAGCTACGATCCCACGCCGCTGCTGCTCAGTTTCGAGCTTGCCCTGATCAGTACCGCCATCCTGCTGGTCATCGGCGTGCCCCTGGCCTGGTGGCTCGCCTTTTCCCGCAGCCGCGTCCAGCCCATCGCCGAAGCGCTCATTTCCATGCCCCTGGTCCTGCCGCCGACGGTTCTCGGCTTCTATCTGCTGCTGCTCTTCGGCAGGGGGAGCTGGTTGTGGGAACTGCTCGATCCCTGGGGGATTCATCTGGTCTTCACCTTCGAAGGGCTGGTGGTGGCCTCGGTCATCGCCAGCGTCCCCTTCATGGTGCATCCGCTGCAGTCGGGATTTCGCGCCGTGCCGGCCTCCCTGGTCGAGGCCTCCTACACCCTGGGCAAATCGCGCCTGACCACCCTGCTGCGCGTCCTGCTTCCCAACATGAAACCCGCCCTGCTGGCCGGCGTCATCCTCACCTTCGCCCACGTGGTGGGGGAATTCGGCGTGGTGCTGATGATCGGCGGCAGCATTCCGGGGGTGACCAAGGTGGCCTCCATCGCCATCTATGACGAGGTGCAGGCGCTCAATTTCGGCGCCGCCAACATGCACGCACTGATCCTCTTCGCCGTGACCTTCGCCGTGCTGCTCGTCATCTACGGCGTCAACCGCCGCTACTTCCGCCCCCTGTGAGGACGTCATGATCCGCATGCAGATCCGCAAGCGCCTGCACATGGCGACCGGCGACACCGATCTCGACCTCGATATCGGCATCGGCTCCGGAGAACTGGTGACCTTTTTCGGCCCTTCCGGCGCGGGTAAGACCACGGCCCTGAGGATTCTGGCCGGGCTCACCGAGGCCGA harbors:
- the modB gene encoding molybdate ABC transporter permease subunit, which codes for MSYDPTPLLLSFELALISTAILLVIGVPLAWWLAFSRSRVQPIAEALISMPLVLPPTVLGFYLLLLFGRGSWLWELLDPWGIHLVFTFEGLVVASVIASVPFMVHPLQSGFRAVPASLVEASYTLGKSRLTTLLRVLLPNMKPALLAGVILTFAHVVGEFGVVLMIGGSIPGVTKVASIAIYDEVQALNFGAANMHALILFAVTFAVLLVIYGVNRRYFRPL